From Calditrichota bacterium:
GCGCGTAGATCGTGGCCAGGGTAAAACGCAGGTCCAAGTTTTTCGGATCCTCCTCAAGCCCCTGCAGGCAGCAGGCCTCTGCCTCGCTCAGGCGGCCGACCATCATCAAACAGTACGCCAGGTCGAACAGGAGCATGAAATAGGTAGAACTCCTCGGCCCGGGAGGGCAGAGGCGAAGGCCCTCCTGACACACCTGGATGGCCTGTGGGAAGCGACCCTGGTTGCGATAGATCCTGCCCAAGTTGAAGCGCGGGAAAGGGTCGTCCGGCCGCTCGGCCATCTGCTTGAGGAGCAGGCGTTCACTGCGCGCCTGTTTGGCGGCCATTTCTTCCGGGCTCAGGTTGTACCCGTGGTGATAGATCCGTATTTCGGCCTGGCCGGTGGGTCCACTCACGACAAGTTGATTGTGGACAATGCCTTCGTAATGGCCCAGCCGCGTGCGGAACAGTCTCCGGAAGTACAAACGTGAGATGCTCCCATCCGGCATGTGGTTCAGAATGGGGACAAACAGACTGTTGACGTGGCGGGTCTTGACCACTTCACGAAGGAGGGGGATGTCCTCACGTTCCAGCTCCTCGTCGCCGTCCAACTGCAGCACCCACTCGCTGGTCACGAACTGGAGAGCAAAGTTGCGCGCTTCGCTGAAGCTGTCCTGCCAGGGGTGGTGGTACACCCTCGCTCCCAACTCCTCGGCTATCTGCACCGTCCTGTCGGTGGAACCGGTGTCGACAATCACGATTTCATCGACCGCCCCTTGCACACTGGCCAAACACTTGCGAATAAACCGTTCTTCGTTCTTCACAATCGTGCACAAGGCAACCGTGTCTCGTCGCCTCATGGTCATTTCACCTCTTCAGTTCTGTGGTCGTCAGGCATCTCCAGAGGAGGGTACTGGCGAGCTCCAGCCGACTGTTGCCAAGTCGGCGCTGATGGCGAGGCCAATGCGTGGTGCGGATCAATCCACGCTCCGTGCACGGACGCTGCCTGGGGGTCAGGCGGATCGCCGGCTCCGTCCGTTTGAGCCTCCCTCGTCAGCGTATGCCTGCTTCACCGCCTCTTGCCGCTGCGTCTCTGCCTGGCGAGCC
This genomic window contains:
- a CDS encoding glycosyltransferase; translated protein: MRRRDTVALCTIVKNEERFIRKCLASVQGAVDEIVIVDTGSTDRTVQIAEELGARVYHHPWQDSFSEARNFALQFVTSEWVLQLDGDEELEREDIPLLREVVKTRHVNSLFVPILNHMPDGSISRLYFRRLFRTRLGHYEGIVHNQLVVSGPTGQAEIRIYHHGYNLSPEEMAAKQARSERLLLKQMAERPDDPFPRFNLGRIYRNQGRFPQAIQVCQEGLRLCPPGPRSSTYFMLLFDLAYCLMMVGRLSEAEACCLQGLEEDPKNLDLRFTLATIYA